A portion of the Mycobacteriales bacterium genome contains these proteins:
- a CDS encoding DNA-directed RNA polymerase subunit alpha, whose protein sequence is FSTVPGVKEDVTDLILNIKNLVVSSEHDEPVVMYLRKQGPGEVTAADIAPPAGVEIHNPDLHIATLNSKGKLEIEFTVERGRGYVSAVQNKQPGQPIGVIPIDSIYSPVLKVTYKVEATRVEQRTDFDRLVVDVETKASMTPRTAIASAGHTLVELFGLARELDESAEGVEIGPSPTDAQLMADLALPIEELDLTVRSYNCLKREGIHSVGELVSRSEADLMDIRNFGQKSIDEVKGKLAGLGLALKDSPPGFDPTSVIAGYDEGYDDNGDAGFAETEQY, encoded by the coding sequence TTCTCCACCGTGCCGGGCGTCAAGGAGGACGTGACCGACCTGATCCTCAACATCAAGAACCTCGTCGTCTCGAGCGAGCACGACGAGCCGGTCGTGATGTACCTGCGCAAGCAGGGTCCCGGTGAGGTCACCGCCGCCGACATCGCGCCGCCGGCGGGCGTGGAGATCCACAACCCCGACCTGCACATCGCCACCCTCAACAGCAAGGGCAAGCTCGAGATCGAGTTCACCGTCGAGCGTGGCCGCGGCTACGTGTCTGCCGTGCAGAACAAGCAGCCGGGCCAGCCGATCGGCGTCATTCCGATCGACTCGATCTACTCGCCGGTGCTCAAGGTGACCTACAAGGTCGAGGCCACCCGCGTCGAGCAGCGCACCGACTTCGACCGCCTCGTCGTCGATGTCGAGACCAAGGCCTCGATGACCCCGCGGACCGCGATCGCCTCTGCCGGGCACACCCTGGTCGAGCTGTTCGGGCTGGCGCGTGAGCTCGACGAGAGCGCCGAGGGCGTGGAGATCGGCCCGTCGCCGACCGATGCTCAGCTGATGGCCGACCTGGCGCTGCCGATCGAGGAGCTGGACCTGACCGTCCGGTCGTACAACTGCCTCAAGCGCGAGGGCATCCACTCGGTGGGTGAGCTCGTCTCGCGGTCCGAGGCCGACCTGATGGACATCCGCAACTTCGGCCAGAAGTCGATCGACGAGGTCAAGGGCAAGCTGGCCGGGCTCGGCCTCGCGCTGAAGGACAGCCCGCCCGGGTTCGACCCGACGTCTGTCATCGCCGGGTACGACGAAGGCTACGACGACAACGGCGACGCCGGTTTCGCCGAGACCGAGCAGTACTAA
- the truA gene encoding tRNA pseudouridine(38-40) synthase TruA: MTDGSVFRSEPADPAEGGGLVRVRIDLAYDGTEFSGWARQLGRRTVEAVLDDALAKVLGLAEAPALTVAGRTDAGVHAGGQVAHIDLPEAAVTDLGMLMRRLAGVLPDDVVVRDIRAAPDGFDARFAALGRHYGYRVTDAVPDPLRRRDTLAWPRPLDVEAMNRAAAQLEGEHDFAAYCRPRAGATTIRTLRQLHAVRGADGVVTISAHADAFCHNQVRSMVGALLAVGDGRRPVEWPGELLAAKVRASTVTVAPAHGLTLVGVDYPPAEGLSDRVAQTRQRRDGRPVQARS, from the coding sequence GTGACGGACGGATCCGTCTTTCGGAGCGAGCCCGCCGACCCCGCTGAGGGTGGCGGGCTCGTCCGTGTGCGGATCGATCTGGCGTACGACGGAACCGAGTTCTCCGGGTGGGCGCGCCAGCTCGGCCGGCGGACGGTTGAAGCCGTCCTCGACGATGCGCTTGCGAAGGTCCTGGGTCTCGCCGAGGCGCCCGCGCTGACGGTCGCGGGGCGAACGGACGCGGGTGTGCACGCCGGCGGGCAGGTTGCCCACATCGACCTGCCAGAAGCCGCGGTGACCGATCTCGGCATGCTGATGCGGCGGCTGGCCGGCGTACTGCCCGACGATGTGGTCGTGCGGGACATCCGTGCCGCGCCGGACGGCTTCGACGCGAGGTTCGCGGCGCTGGGTCGCCACTACGGCTACCGGGTGACCGACGCGGTGCCGGACCCGCTTCGTCGCCGCGACACGCTCGCCTGGCCACGGCCGCTGGACGTCGAGGCGATGAACCGGGCTGCCGCACAGCTCGAAGGCGAACACGACTTCGCGGCGTACTGCCGGCCGCGGGCCGGCGCCACAACCATCCGCACGCTGCGCCAGCTTCACGCGGTGCGCGGCGCCGACGGGGTGGTCACGATCAGCGCGCACGCCGATGCGTTCTGCCACAACCAGGTCCGGTCGATGGTCGGCGCCCTGCTCGCGGTCGGGGACGGCCGCCGGCCGGTCGAATGGCCGGGCGAGCTGCTCGCCGCCAAGGTCCGCGCCTCGACGGTGACGGTCGCGCCGGCCCACGGCCTCACCCTGGTCGGCGTCGACTACCCGCCCGCAGAGGGGCTGTCGGACCGGGTCGCGCAGACCCGCCAGCGTCGCGACGGCCGACCCGTGCAGGCACGCAGCTAG
- a CDS encoding FMN-binding negative transcriptional regulator, whose product MLVHPWDASVGDDEWRDFVATQGFGQLIAPGRDRQVPVVVPTQYVLEGEEVLLHLARPNPVWHAIDENPTVLLAVAGDWAYIPSAWKAIADEDPALGIPTTYYAAAQLTCAATVVDDKDGKLAILRRQLAQFEPDVPHADPEAHLRSLPSIRGLRLAIREVKAKFKYGGNVDIDHRVAVADRLADRDRHDDAAARAHLLRRSPELTRE is encoded by the coding sequence ATGCTGGTTCATCCGTGGGATGCCTCTGTCGGTGACGACGAGTGGCGTGATTTTGTTGCCACGCAAGGGTTTGGTCAGCTGATCGCGCCGGGCCGCGACCGGCAGGTGCCGGTCGTCGTACCGACTCAGTACGTCCTCGAGGGCGAGGAGGTGCTGCTGCACCTTGCCCGCCCCAACCCGGTGTGGCATGCCATCGACGAGAACCCGACCGTGCTGCTCGCGGTCGCCGGGGACTGGGCGTACATCCCGTCGGCATGGAAGGCGATCGCCGACGAGGACCCCGCGCTCGGGATCCCGACGACGTACTACGCCGCCGCACAGCTGACCTGTGCTGCGACCGTGGTCGACGACAAGGACGGCAAGCTCGCGATCCTGCGCCGCCAGCTCGCGCAGTTCGAGCCGGACGTCCCGCACGCCGACCCGGAGGCGCACCTGCGATCGCTGCCGAGCATCCGCGGACTGCGGCTCGCGATTCGCGAGGTCAAGGCGAAGTTCAAGTACGGCGGCAACGTCGACATCGACCACCGGGTGGCGGTCGCGGACCGGCTGGCTGACCGCGACCGCCACGACGACGCAGCCGCCCGCGCTCATCTGTTGCGACGCAGTCCCGAGCTGACCCGTGAGTGA
- the rplQ gene encoding 50S ribosomal protein L17 → MPTPTKGPRLGSGPAHQRLMLANLATSLFEHGRITTTEAKAKRLRPLAERLVTFAKRGDIHARRQVLTVVRDKTVVHTLFAEIGPGFADRQGGYTRITKIGPRKGDNAPMAIIELVEYRSAAQEVVGEAERSRGTRFARRRRPTGATAEAAADLASESDVAAGVAAEAAAPGDFDDAVDEPGEGTEPGEGTEPGEGTEPGVSTEPSDEADQADTADEADPAQATAEPAGEDNDSAAGDAAADEDDPSEQ, encoded by the coding sequence ATGCCTACGCCGACCAAGGGTCCGCGGCTCGGAAGCGGACCGGCGCATCAGCGATTGATGCTGGCGAACCTTGCCACATCGCTGTTCGAGCACGGCCGGATCACGACCACCGAGGCGAAGGCCAAGCGGCTGCGGCCGCTGGCCGAGCGGCTGGTCACCTTCGCCAAGCGTGGTGACATCCACGCCCGGCGGCAGGTGCTGACCGTGGTCCGCGACAAGACCGTCGTGCACACGTTGTTCGCCGAGATCGGCCCGGGCTTCGCCGATCGTCAGGGCGGGTACACCCGGATCACCAAGATCGGGCCGCGCAAGGGCGACAACGCGCCGATGGCCATCATCGAGCTGGTCGAGTACCGCAGCGCCGCCCAGGAGGTCGTCGGCGAGGCCGAGCGCTCGCGCGGCACCCGATTCGCCCGCCGTCGCCGCCCGACCGGGGCCACGGCCGAGGCGGCCGCCGACCTCGCGTCCGAGTCGGACGTCGCGGCCGGTGTTGCGGCCGAGGCGGCAGCGCCCGGCGACTTCGATGATGCGGTGGACGAGCCCGGAGAGGGCACCGAGCCCGGCGAAGGCACCGAGCCCGGCGAAGGCACCGAGCCCGGCGTGAGCACTGAGCCCTCTGACGAAGCCGATCAGGCCGATACGGCCGACGAGGCCGACCCAGCGCAGGCGACGGCTGAACCTGCGGGCGAGGACAACGACAGCGCCGCCGGTGACGCAGCTGCGGACGAGGACGACCCGAGCGAGCAGTGA
- the rplM gene encoding 50S ribosomal protein L13, translated as MRTFQPKPGEITRQWHVIDATDVVLGRLASQTARLLRGKHKPIFAPHVDTGDFVIIVNAGKVAMTGTKREHKIDYRHSGYPGGLTETPYSKLLDERPEYVVEKAVRGMLPHNSLGRQMASKLKVYAGPDHPHQAQHPVPYEISQVAQ; from the coding sequence GTGCGTACGTTTCAACCCAAGCCCGGCGAGATCACGCGCCAGTGGCACGTGATCGACGCGACCGATGTCGTGCTCGGGCGCCTCGCCAGCCAGACCGCCCGGCTGCTGCGCGGCAAGCACAAGCCGATCTTCGCCCCCCACGTCGACACCGGGGACTTCGTGATCATCGTCAACGCCGGCAAGGTCGCCATGACCGGCACCAAGCGGGAGCACAAGATCGACTACCGGCACTCCGGCTATCCGGGCGGCCTGACGGAGACGCCGTACTCCAAGCTGCTCGACGAGCGGCCGGAGTACGTCGTCGAGAAGGCGGTGCGCGGCATGCTCCCCCACAACAGCCTCGGCCGGCAGATGGCCAGCAAGCTCAAGGTGTACGCCGGGCCCGACCACCCGCACCAGGCTCAGCACCCGGTGCCCTACGAGATCTCCCAGGTGGCGCAGTAG
- the glmM gene encoding phosphoglucosamine mutase: protein MARLFGTDGIRGVAGVDLTADLARSVAAAAVAELAPNRAPLVAVGRDPRESGSWLQEAIIGGLTAAGADVVLLGVVPTPAVARAVADGVPGLDRRPEFGVVISASHNPAPDNGIKLFGPGGLKLDEAGERAIEARVERVLPPAAASTVGRVVADLGAEPGWYVDAVVATEPRRLDGLRVVVDCANGAAASVAAQVYSRAGADVTAINTDLSGSRINDACGALHPESLRSAVAEHSADIGIAHDGDADRCLAMTGSGLLVDGDGIVAVLALDLHRRHALRGNAVVVTVMSNLGLTKALRPYGIDVVVTPVGDRHVAERMRADDLALGGEQSGHIVLLDHASTGDGVLTALHLMGAVVASGQSLGELAAVVDRLPQVLVNVAVADARRALAEATAAVQSAEQELGDDGRILVRASGTEPVVRVMVEAPTDAVAREVADRIASRLG, encoded by the coding sequence GTGGCGAGGCTGTTCGGGACGGACGGAATCCGGGGGGTCGCCGGTGTCGATCTCACGGCTGACCTCGCGCGCTCGGTGGCCGCCGCTGCGGTCGCCGAGCTCGCACCGAACCGCGCGCCGCTCGTGGCCGTGGGCCGGGACCCGCGCGAGTCCGGATCGTGGCTGCAGGAGGCCATAATCGGTGGCCTGACGGCGGCCGGTGCCGATGTTGTGCTGCTCGGCGTGGTTCCGACGCCCGCGGTCGCCCGTGCGGTGGCGGACGGCGTACCCGGCCTCGACCGCAGGCCCGAGTTCGGCGTCGTGATCTCGGCGAGCCACAACCCGGCTCCCGACAACGGCATCAAGCTGTTCGGGCCGGGTGGGCTGAAGCTCGACGAGGCCGGCGAGCGGGCCATCGAGGCCCGGGTCGAGCGGGTCCTGCCTCCGGCCGCGGCATCGACAGTGGGCCGCGTGGTCGCTGACCTCGGTGCGGAGCCCGGCTGGTACGTCGATGCCGTCGTTGCGACCGAGCCGCGTCGGCTCGACGGCCTTCGGGTCGTCGTGGACTGCGCCAACGGTGCCGCGGCGTCGGTTGCGGCGCAGGTCTACTCCCGGGCCGGTGCCGACGTGACGGCGATCAACACGGATCTGTCGGGTTCGCGCATCAACGATGCGTGTGGTGCTCTGCATCCCGAGTCGTTGCGGTCGGCCGTCGCGGAACACTCCGCGGACATCGGTATCGCGCACGATGGCGACGCGGACCGCTGCCTGGCCATGACCGGGAGCGGGCTTCTGGTCGACGGCGACGGCATCGTTGCGGTGCTCGCACTGGACCTTCACCGGCGTCACGCGCTGCGCGGCAACGCGGTCGTGGTCACCGTCATGAGCAACCTCGGACTCACCAAGGCCTTACGACCGTACGGCATCGATGTCGTCGTGACGCCGGTCGGAGATCGGCACGTGGCCGAGCGGATGCGGGCCGATGACCTGGCGCTTGGCGGCGAGCAGTCCGGTCACATCGTCCTGCTCGACCATGCCAGCACCGGTGACGGCGTGCTGACGGCGCTGCACCTGATGGGTGCCGTCGTGGCTTCGGGGCAGAGCCTCGGCGAGCTCGCAGCGGTGGTCGATCGGCTTCCGCAGGTTCTCGTCAACGTGGCGGTGGCGGATGCGAGACGAGCACTTGCCGAGGCGACCGCGGCGGTTCAGTCGGCAGAGCAGGAGCTCGGCGACGACGGCCGGATTCTCGTGCGCGCGAGCGGCACCGAGCCGGTGGTCCGGGTGATGGTCGAGGCGCCGACCGACGCCGTAGCGCGCGAGGTTGCGGACCGGATCGCCAGCCGTCTCGGCTGA
- a CDS encoding ATP-binding cassette domain-containing protein: MGHVDVQRVGFALPDGRMLLDEIGFRVGDGQKAALIGPNGSGKSTLLRIITGDLQPDAGTVVTSGGLGVMRQFVGSVRDDSTVRDLLLSVAPPRLRAAAGEVDAAELAMMEAEDEPTQLRYAHALAEWSDAGGWDAEVLWDTCTVAAIGIPYERARWREVRTLSGGEQKRLVLEALLRGPDEVLLLDEPDNYLDVPAKRWLEGRLAESPKTVLYVSHDRELLSRTANRIVTLELGAAGNHAWIHGGGFASYAQARTERNSRLEELRRRWDEEHAKLKALVLRMWEKARYNDGMAGAYQAACTRLARFEEIGPPRAVPLKQDVRMRLRGGRTAKRAVVCEALELTGLMQPFDLEVWFGERVAVLGSNGSGKSHFLRLLAAGGSDPDAEHRPVAGTPIVSVAHSGVARLGSRVRPGWFAQTHEHPELIGRTLLDILWRGDEHRDGMGREQAARVLDRYELATAGEQAFETLSGGQQARLQILLLELSGATLLLLDEPTDNLDIVSADALEAGLDAFEGTVVAVTHDRWFARSFDRFVVFRADGVVEESGEPVWDEGRVERVR; this comes from the coding sequence ATGGGCCATGTCGACGTCCAGCGGGTCGGCTTCGCGCTGCCCGATGGGCGGATGCTGCTCGACGAGATCGGCTTCCGGGTCGGTGACGGCCAGAAGGCGGCGCTGATCGGCCCCAACGGGTCGGGTAAGTCCACGCTGCTTCGGATCATCACCGGCGACCTCCAGCCGGACGCCGGCACCGTGGTCACGTCCGGCGGGCTCGGCGTCATGCGCCAGTTCGTCGGCTCGGTGCGCGACGACTCGACCGTCCGCGACCTGCTGCTGTCGGTTGCGCCGCCGAGGCTGCGCGCTGCCGCCGGGGAGGTCGATGCCGCCGAGTTGGCGATGATGGAAGCCGAAGACGAGCCGACCCAGCTGCGCTACGCACACGCCCTCGCCGAGTGGTCGGATGCCGGCGGCTGGGACGCCGAGGTGCTCTGGGACACCTGCACGGTCGCCGCGATCGGGATCCCCTATGAACGGGCCCGATGGCGAGAGGTGCGCACCCTGTCCGGTGGCGAGCAGAAGCGACTGGTGCTCGAGGCGCTGCTTCGGGGCCCGGATGAGGTGCTGCTGCTCGACGAGCCGGACAACTATTTGGACGTTCCGGCGAAGCGGTGGCTCGAAGGACGCCTGGCCGAGTCGCCGAAGACGGTGCTCTACGTCTCGCACGACCGAGAGCTGCTCTCCCGTACGGCGAACCGGATCGTCACGCTCGAGCTCGGAGCGGCGGGCAACCACGCGTGGATCCACGGCGGCGGGTTCGCGTCGTACGCGCAAGCGCGGACGGAACGCAACAGCCGCCTCGAGGAGCTACGCAGGCGGTGGGATGAGGAGCACGCGAAGCTGAAGGCGCTGGTCCTGCGGATGTGGGAGAAGGCCAGGTACAACGACGGGATGGCCGGCGCCTACCAGGCCGCGTGTACGCGGCTGGCCAGGTTCGAGGAGATCGGGCCACCACGGGCGGTGCCGCTCAAGCAGGATGTCCGGATGCGGCTGCGAGGCGGGCGGACCGCGAAGCGGGCGGTGGTCTGCGAGGCGCTCGAGCTCACCGGCCTGATGCAACCGTTCGATCTCGAGGTGTGGTTCGGCGAACGAGTTGCCGTGCTCGGGTCCAACGGGTCGGGCAAGTCGCACTTCCTGCGGCTGCTCGCTGCTGGTGGCTCCGATCCGGACGCGGAGCATCGGCCGGTCGCCGGCACTCCGATCGTCTCGGTTGCGCACAGTGGGGTGGCGCGGCTCGGTTCGCGGGTTCGCCCCGGCTGGTTCGCCCAGACCCACGAGCATCCCGAGCTGATCGGCCGCACCCTGCTCGACATCCTGTGGCGTGGCGATGAGCACCGCGACGGCATGGGACGCGAGCAGGCTGCGCGCGTGCTCGACAGATATGAGCTCGCAACGGCCGGAGAGCAGGCCTTCGAGACACTTTCCGGCGGCCAGCAGGCCCGGTTGCAGATCCTGCTGCTCGAGTTGTCCGGTGCGACGCTGCTGCTGCTGGACGAGCCCACCGACAACCTCGACATCGTGTCGGCGGACGCGCTCGAAGCGGGGCTCGACGCGTTCGAAGGCACTGTTGTCGCGGTGACTCACGACCGATGGTTCGCGCGCTCGTTCGATCGCTTCGTGGTCTTTCGCGCCGACGGCGTGGTCGAGGAGTCCGGCGAGCCGGTCTGGGACGAGGGTCGAGTCGAGCGGGTGCGTTGA
- the rpsI gene encoding 30S ribosomal protein S9, protein MSETVTETAVDPEVAESETSEGSEAVAEAPEAAAPAATPAKTPRPIAGGPVGATGRRKEAIARVRLVAGNGTWTINGRTLEEYFPNKVHQQIANDPFVTLDLVDRYDVLVRVQGGGISGQAGAIRLGIARALLLTDDDARSPLKKAGYLTRDPRSKERKKYGLKKARKAPQYSKR, encoded by the coding sequence GTGAGCGAGACCGTGACCGAGACCGCCGTCGACCCCGAGGTCGCCGAGAGCGAGACGAGCGAAGGATCCGAGGCCGTCGCGGAGGCCCCCGAGGCGGCTGCTCCGGCGGCCACTCCGGCGAAGACGCCGCGGCCGATCGCCGGCGGCCCGGTCGGCGCGACCGGCCGGCGCAAGGAGGCCATCGCCCGGGTCCGCCTGGTCGCCGGCAACGGCACCTGGACCATCAACGGCCGCACCCTCGAGGAGTACTTCCCGAACAAGGTGCACCAGCAGATCGCCAACGACCCGTTCGTCACCCTCGATCTGGTCGACCGGTACGACGTCCTCGTCCGGGTCCAGGGCGGCGGCATCTCCGGGCAGGCCGGCGCGATCCGGCTCGGTATCGCCCGAGCCCTGCTCCTCACCGATGACGACGCCCGCAGCCCGCTGAAGAAGGCCGGCTACCTCACCCGGGACCCCCGCTCCAAGGAGCGGAAGAAGTACGGCCTCAAGAAGGCCCGCAAAGCCCCTCAGTACAGCAAGCGCTGA
- a CDS encoding VOC family protein → MSDAPLARFKDLCLDAADPDLLGPWWAEVLGLSWQPWESGGGGAVVGPTPGHTIWVVAVPEPKSVKHRVHLDIYTQNVADLEALGATRLEQPDEGRHWTVLGDPDGGEFCAMVRAELPADRLHGVVVDSVDPVAIATWWAETFGAALDTKGPHWATLEQVPGMPILTMDFNRVPEPKTVKNRIHWDVFAPDVEALVARGAVVLRRPDEDVDWTVLADPEGNEFCAFAPRD, encoded by the coding sequence GTGAGTGACGCACCGCTCGCGAGGTTCAAGGACCTGTGCCTCGATGCGGCCGATCCCGACCTACTCGGGCCGTGGTGGGCGGAGGTGCTCGGACTGAGCTGGCAGCCCTGGGAGTCCGGCGGCGGCGGCGCGGTCGTCGGCCCGACACCCGGCCACACGATCTGGGTGGTCGCCGTACCCGAGCCGAAGTCGGTCAAGCATCGGGTGCACCTCGACATCTACACCCAGAACGTTGCCGACCTCGAGGCGCTCGGGGCGACCAGGCTCGAGCAACCCGACGAGGGACGGCACTGGACCGTGCTGGGCGATCCGGACGGCGGTGAGTTCTGCGCGATGGTCCGCGCCGAGCTGCCGGCCGACCGGCTGCACGGCGTGGTCGTCGACAGCGTCGACCCGGTGGCGATCGCCACCTGGTGGGCGGAGACCTTCGGTGCAGCGCTCGACACGAAGGGGCCGCACTGGGCGACCCTCGAGCAGGTGCCCGGGATGCCCATCCTCACCATGGACTTCAACCGCGTGCCCGAGCCGAAGACGGTCAAGAACCGGATCCACTGGGACGTCTTCGCGCCTGACGTCGAGGCGCTGGTCGCCCGCGGGGCGGTTGTCCTCCGCCGGCCGGACGAGGACGTCGACTGGACCGTGCTGGCCGATCCGGAGGGCAACGAATTCTGCGCGTTCGCGCCCCGCGACTGA